The genomic DNA ttttgcccttttttatgtagttttactttttagctccaatttatgaatttttatcctgattatcactcaacaaatttggcaagccaaactgaaacttaCTAAACCAAAGACAGCTTTGGCCCACTAGCCCCATGTTACAACCATGTTGGGTATATCACTGATATCACAGATATGCCACACATACATTATTTTAGCtggttttgtaagcgcactgtacaattttagttagtttttgttttttggttaagctttggttttatttagtttcagtgaactacagtaattattttttacattttagttttggttatttagttagttttagttaactataataaccttggtgaTTGTATCTTCAGGTTTGACCCTCGGCACTCCAGCAACAACCATCAACAAAGTCTGTGCCTCTGGGATGAAGTCCATCATGATGGCAGCTCAGAGTCTGATGTGTGGACACCAGGTACAGCTAGCATTACTCAAACTACAGCGCTGCATGAATAGAGGGAAACATGCTAACTAATATAAACACAAATATGAACTCTGGAAAGATCATGGAAAATTTGTTATGACCCAAAACAATCTTTGTGTACACTCAGATGTTTGATAGCTGCTGAGCTTTTACAGTTTTGTCAATAGAGACTTCACTTAAGGACAGAGAGACGACATCCACAAGTTCTTTGACAGACTGAAAAATTTTATGAGAGAATAATGGTTAACAGATTACATCACACACAAATATAAGGACTTAGTTCTTTGGCTAGAAAAATGTTAACAGCAGACTAAAGTTAATGTGGTAGATGACTgcttcatctttgttttttcaggaTGTGATGGTAGCAGGAGGCATGGAAAGCATGTCAAACGTCCCGTATGTAATGTCCAGAGAGACCCCGTCCTACGGAGGAGTGAAGATGGAGGACCTCATTGTCAAAGATGGACTCACTGACGTCTACAACAAATTCCACATGGTAATGATCCATCAGGTGTTCAATGAGAGGTTGTTAACTGGTTGATGCTCTTAATCCAACTATAGTAGATGCCATTTTCTTTACAGCAAGGGTTGTGCCAACTTAGTGCAGagcttaaaaataacatttaaatttagaagaatagtttgattatttttgtctttgaatAAGAGGAGAGTGAGACAAAACTGATGTGACTTTGGATGAAAGTGGAGTTTAATCTCTGCTATTGTCTCCCACTGTTTCTAACAGGGAAACTGTGCAGAAAACACAGCAAAGAACTCCAACATCACCAGAGAGGAGCAGGATGCGTACGCTATCGGCTCATACAGCCGCAGCAAAGCAGCGTACGAGGCCGGCGTGCTCGCAAAGGAGATCGTTCCTGTGAGCATTCCCCAGAGAGGTACTGACAGGCGCTCCAGACCTGTTGAAAAATGTCTGTTACTTTATATGCAGAAcagtttatttaatgtttatgtgttttttaggTAAACCTGATGTAGTTGTGTCCGAAGACGAGGAGTGGAGGAAAGTTGACTTCAGCAAAGTTCCCAAACTGAGGGCGGTGTTCCAGAAAGAGAACGGTAAACAGacctttgatttattttatttactggTTTAATCTGCCCTCCTTTTGATACAACACAAATAAGGACTTTGATATTGACACTTGCattggcatttttttctcttttctcctttAACCTCCAATCCTGTAATCACTCAAAGTGCTGATTGCTGAATTTTTTCTAAGATCAGATTAACCACAGTCTTTATGTTATGTTTTCATCCTAAAGGTTTTGATTGTTTATATGTTTTCAGGCACGGTGACAGCAGCGAACGCCAGCACCTTGAACGACGGAGCAGCCGCCCTTGTTTTAATGACAGCAGACGCTGCAAAGAGACTCAACGTCACTCCACTGGCCAGAGTTGTGTGTAAGCTTTAACACACCTAGACTCACACGCTCAGCTGATTTTTAGAGCTTagctgaaattaaagtcagaaaatatgtcaagttaaaaaatgttaacCTTTGATAGACagtttgataaaaatcaaagagaGAAAAGCGCACACAGCATATACAAAACAAATTATGAACCCTTTATTTTGGTCAGAGACACATTCATAGTAGGGTTGGGCCAAATATTGAATATACTCAATGTATAAAAGGACTATATTGCGAACATCTAGTATAAATTATTTGGAAGTCTTGAGCCAtcagcgtgcatttctcgctggagATTCGATTTTCCCTTGTTCCTGAACGCATCTCTCTTACAGCAGAGCTCACTCCCcccgcccatccagaaaactctctTCCCCACATGCGTGTTTTGTGTCAGCAGAGGAGAGCAGCATGGGAGAGTGAAGGAAGTAAATAGCAGCGAGGCAAGTTAGCAGCGTTCAGAGATAGACAACAGGAAACAGCGCTGGATCAGTCACCTGGCAGTGGTTCAGATAAGAAAGGATGTAGAACTTAACGTGGTAATAGTTAAAATTTCTGCAAGATGATGCCAAGATAACGGAAGCAGTAACACAACATGTTGCTAACACGCCTCTAAAGACGTGTACCCCGTGTtattgaaaagccaggatttaaaaatctcattaagATCCACCCAGAATACATGATTTGCCTGGGCgagaacatttttctaaaaactccctgccagagtcgtacatgttagagagaagacggcccagccgcggacaaatgtgatccacttctctaCAACTAGGGAGAGTTATCTCAGtttaacagttcaaaacacagaCAACGAAGAGTTAAAATCTTTCTACTTCaaatgagcttttttcctgatgatcacacaggagtttcttgaataaggtctaaagtttctctcatgtcatgaacttgccagaaactggtccagcgttcTTCAGCACAGATAACTGGCTAATATAGTCACAGcagtgagcctgaatggtggactagactgcagggttttggcattggctgcatgcagggttggtgagtttttttgtaggtttgcttcacccttattGAGGAAAATTGTCATTTTATATTCAGCAGTaaaaaaacataacacagaaaacatttcagatctTTCCATCCACTATAAAAGACAgtgtatttcatgatttatgtaccttttatttattagtaaaagCTTGAATGaagtcttttcaaaataaaacgctGTGCTAAACTTGACTTAATACTGATTTTTACTCTttcttcataattttttttaaaaagctacaatagagcattttttaaatcaccgTACTGGTGTCATTtagggctgaattaaacattatacagctaCTTAGAGGAAAATTTCAAAGTATTGCGGTGTGTATCGgcatatagcaaaaatatattgcaatttaaaatttaggccatatcacccagccctaattCATAGTGACACTGGTCTTGCTGCAAGTTTAAAGGTGACTcgcttgtttattttctttaaataaaatccaaattttaGTTCAAATATATTTTAGTATCTTCAGGTTAATTTCATGTGCCACATTGATTTTCTTGCCTGTTGTCACTTCATTACACAGTTTTAAATGGGActttttaagggattttttttttttaatttgtttttagaaaaaaaaaagtacaagagtaatatctatttttatttttgttcttttagcTTTTGCTGATGCTGCTGTTGCCCCCATTGATTTCCCCATCGCTCCTGCATTTGCTGTACCAAAGGTGAGTATCGGCCTGGAAAGAGTCcgtttgtgttttctttctcaaaTCCTTTCATTGGTTGTTTTCTCTGGTGCTGAGTCTGATTCACAATTAATGTTTGCCATAGATGAAAGGAGTAAGTCTTAGGAAACTGTGAGCCTATCTCTCTATTAGTGACAAGTGAAATAAGACCCAGCTTCAAACAGCAACAGCGACATCTGGTGGCGTAAATACCTTATAGCAGTCACTGGAATCtacatgttacagtaaataTATCTGTGCATGCAGGCTTTTGTATTCTTGACTGTCACTGTAGCTTTGTGTATTTTAcctaatatttttttatatacacACAAGACCTTAAAACTCACTAACAGCCATGTTTCATGGCTATTAAACCATGTGCTGTATTTTTCACCACATAGTTTTGTGATTAGGCACTTGGTATGAGCTGAGAGCTGAAATGGATCAAAACAGTTTATTGACAGAAGGAATCAGGTATTTATcagacttttttccccatttactGTCACATGAAAAATCCCTGTATTTGCACTGATATCGATCCTTTAAGAATACGGTCATTGCCAGAACATTGgcacttttgctgctttaggGATGCCTGTGCAACTCCATatatatttggatatttttaaagtttctatGGGGAAGTAAATCTACCAGTATTCAGTGCTGTATCTGATGCATATCAAAACTGGTGAAGAGTTTTTAGCTGTTTATGAATTTAATATGATGTCGTGGCTTTCAGTATAGAGCAGACTTTCCCAAAATTCACTATGCTCTAGTCCAATTTGAGACCGGAAAATCTTCTAGGGCCAACCAAAACCCCTGTACAATTATTATACAAACTGGAATATTAACGTTGTTATTTGTCTTGCATAAACAGAGAGTTTCAAAGCAAACATTTGGCTATGAGAGACCCCAACATTGCTCTTAAAAGTGCTTTTTGGATCACTCTGATAATGAGTCGCTGCCCTTTATGTTGTTTTGATCAGGCACTCGAAAAGTCACTTCAGTGTTCTTTAGCTGTGGCCCAGCAAACTCTATTCTCTCAGCATCAATATCAAAGACACAAGTCCTTAACAGACTAATAACATGTAATGAAGCACTTAATTATCATTTAGTTATTACAGGTTACCTCTTGCACCCCACCTGCAGCACAACCAAGGCCCACCAGGGGGCCCCACACTTTGGAGAGCACTGCCTTGAAGCTTGACTACTTCTATGCAGTGTTTTTTGAAATGTCCGAAACTACTGCAGCTGGATGATTGTCAGACAAAGTGATAAATGGCCTGCTACAGAAGCAGCCTTTCTTTACTTAATcagtggaaaaaatagtaaTGAAGGATGGAGTTGGTTAGTCAAAGGAAACAggatgagattaaaaaagaaaaggaaaaaagatatTCATACATGTACAGGACAAAAGCAGGGGGTGCCAAAATTTAAACACTAAAGTTTTtttcgtttgttttttttatttactttagatgtttttttgtccaGATATGTAAGAACAAAGTCTCAAAATCAGCTCTGTTATTTGCTGTAACCTCCATTGTGTGCCTCAGGTCCTGGATGCAGCTGGTCTGAAGAAGGAGGACATCGACATGTGGGAGATCAACGAGGCCTTCAGCGTGGTCGTCCTCGCAAACATCAAGATGTTGGACATCGACCCAGCAAAGGTCAACATGAACGGAGGAGCCGTGTCTCTTGGACACCCCATTGGGTAAGCAGCTGAGAGAGGCTCAAACAAACCAGCTGGTCACTGTTTTTAAAGAGATCTGGGACAGGACTTATGATGAAAGGAAAGATCagtattttaaccttttctttttctttgtagcACCATTATTGAGGTAGATCAAGTAGGTTAGAAGACAAAGAATATGCTGGACTTAATTTGTTAGTCAGCTTTGTTAAGTCCAGCATATTCTTTGTCTTCTGACCTACTTGATCTACTTCAATAATGATGCTACAAAGGATTTTTTATTCCTATACACTTTCCATACCTCAGCAGCATATATAAACCTTATCCATATTGctgattattttaattttctagcACAAAATAATGCCAAACCACCTTTCTCCTACTAAAAACAATCTGTTAACCTTGTGAGCAGATTCACTACTTAGAGCTACAGCGCCATCTGATGGCAGACAGGTGTATTGCAATTTCATCACAGCATTTGGCAAGGATCAGGTGTCGATATGAGAAATATGTTTAACTGATTTGCAATTCTAGCGCTGACTAACGATGATAATTAATCATTTAGTCTTCTTGAGACACACTCCCTTAATAAATACCTGAACAAATGGCATCCAGGTGTACAAAAACATTGACCTCTGTACTGTTTGTACTGCAAAGGAGGCGAATTTCACgctgcaaaaaaaacacacaatacacaACATTTGAATACCGTATCAGGGGTcaatatttacttattttatattCAGAATTGTTTGAGAAAAGtgtgctttgtgtttttaattttaagaactgaggtgtttaaatgaagacaaTATCAAATTAAGGATtggcagatttttctttttcgtGGTAGTGGTGTTTTAGTAATTATAAAACAATTTCTGCATGTACTTTGTAGGAGCAGCTTGTGATAATTCAGATGCCTGATTATTAAAGGTATTTGGGAGGGTCACTAAAATCAGCATCAAGGTTTTAACCACAGTGTAACAATGACAATATTTGAGTGTGCAACCCAGGTATATTTAAAGCAACCCAAgtttatttcattctttttttaattcacacaAAGACACCATCTGCATGCAGGACACAGACACCCATTTGTTCTTTCCTTCTGTTATGCACCAATTGAGATGCCTCTGACTTATGCTGAAAGTAAAGCTTCCAAGTAAACCAAGTAAAGCTTGTTTTTTTGGCAGCTTCTTGCCGCCAGTATCATCCTTCTGTCCTACACTATAG from Cheilinus undulatus linkage group 12, ASM1832078v1, whole genome shotgun sequence includes the following:
- the acat1 gene encoding acetyl-CoA acetyltransferase, mitochondrial — protein: MSSSGLLNMHARLCKRLAHKYLSRTYTSRPSLNEVVIVSAVRTPMGSFKGSLAAVPATKLGSIAIKGAIEKAGIAPEEVNEVYMGNVLQAGEGQAPTRQALLGAGLTLGTPATTINKVCASGMKSIMMAAQSLMCGHQDVMVAGGMESMSNVPYVMSRETPSYGGVKMEDLIVKDGLTDVYNKFHMGNCAENTAKNSNITREEQDAYAIGSYSRSKAAYEAGVLAKEIVPVSIPQRGKPDVVVSEDEEWRKVDFSKVPKLRAVFQKENGTVTAANASTLNDGAAALVLMTADAAKRLNVTPLARVVSFADAAVAPIDFPIAPAFAVPKVLDAAGLKKEDIDMWEINEAFSVVVLANIKMLDIDPAKVNMNGGAVSLGHPIGMSGARIVGHMVHNLKSGQYGLAGICNGGGGASSILIQKL